Proteins encoded by one window of Acidipropionibacterium virtanenii:
- a CDS encoding pyrophosphate--fructose-6-phosphate 1-phosphotransferase has translation MAQVKKVALLTAGGFAPCLSTAIGGLIKRYTEVAPEIEIIAYRHGYEGLLKGDYLEITDEVRAKADVLHRFGGSPIGNSRVKLTNKDDLVERGLVGADDDPLKVAADRLVADGVDVLHTIGGDDTNTTAADLAAYLGEHDYGLTVVGLPKTIDNDVIPIRQSLGAWTAADQGSRFAQNIVAEHNSGSRMLIIHEVMGRNCGWLTAATAAKYHEWVEAQEWVPEIGLSSEAWDVHAVYVPEAAIDLDAEAERLGKVMDTVGNVTIFLSEGAGLDAIIAELEKSGEEVPRDPFGHVKLDKINPGAWFGQQFAERLKAEKVMVQKSGYFSRSAASNEADLELIGRCTDLAVECALSGRSGVIGQDEEAGDVLTNIDFTRIKGGKPFDLTQDWFTGLLESVGQPAAAPVKA, from the coding sequence ATGGCCCAGGTCAAGAAGGTCGCCCTCCTCACCGCGGGCGGGTTCGCCCCCTGCCTCTCCACGGCGATCGGCGGACTCATCAAGCGCTACACCGAAGTGGCCCCCGAGATCGAGATCATCGCCTACCGGCACGGCTACGAGGGTCTTCTCAAGGGCGACTACCTCGAGATCACCGATGAGGTCCGGGCGAAGGCCGATGTGCTGCACCGCTTCGGCGGGTCCCCGATCGGCAACTCCCGCGTCAAGCTGACCAACAAGGACGACCTGGTGGAGCGGGGTCTGGTGGGGGCCGACGACGATCCCCTCAAGGTCGCGGCCGACCGCCTGGTCGCCGACGGGGTCGACGTGCTGCACACCATCGGAGGCGACGACACCAACACCACCGCCGCCGATCTCGCCGCCTACCTCGGCGAGCACGACTACGGTCTGACGGTCGTCGGCCTGCCCAAGACCATCGACAACGACGTGATCCCGATCCGTCAGTCGCTGGGCGCCTGGACCGCCGCCGATCAGGGTTCCAGGTTCGCCCAGAACATCGTCGCCGAGCACAACTCGGGCTCCCGGATGCTCATCATCCACGAGGTCATGGGCCGCAACTGCGGCTGGCTGACCGCCGCCACCGCCGCCAAGTACCACGAGTGGGTCGAGGCTCAGGAGTGGGTGCCCGAGATCGGGCTGAGCAGCGAGGCCTGGGACGTCCACGCGGTGTACGTGCCCGAGGCCGCCATCGATCTGGACGCCGAGGCCGAGCGCCTGGGCAAGGTGATGGATACCGTCGGCAATGTCACCATCTTCCTGTCCGAGGGTGCCGGTCTGGACGCCATCATCGCCGAGCTGGAGAAGTCCGGCGAGGAGGTGCCGCGCGATCCCTTCGGCCACGTCAAGCTCGACAAGATCAACCCGGGGGCCTGGTTCGGCCAGCAGTTCGCCGAACGCCTGAAGGCGGAGAAGGTCATGGTGCAGAAGTCGGGCTACTTCTCCCGTTCGGCCGCCTCCAACGAGGCCGACCTGGAACTCATCGGCCGCTGCACCGATCTGGCCGTCGAGTGCGCCCTGTCGGGCCGCTCGGGTGTCATCGGTCAGGACGAGGAGGCCGGCGACGTGCTGACCAACATCGACTTCACCAGGATCAAGGGCGGCAAGCCCTTCGATCTCACCCAGGACTGGTTCACCGGCCTGCTGGAATCCGTCGGGCAGCCCGCGGCCGCCCCCGTCAAGGCCTGA
- a CDS encoding YihY/virulence factor BrkB family protein, with the protein MRTRVSDLLARPAVAHLARAQIRFSRRLGSHFAASIAYFTVLAMVPLLAFAFAVLSLILTRLLPDVFAGLKDLVVAALGVAGAGVRVAGIIDSSLRSSGSGWTVLITVLTALWTGVSWVGHLRSGIRAQWEPAFARVKDDDDGLLLRKGFDAVTFLALLVVLLVAFGTAQLGNALTSALGRRIGINLLPGHAVIIRIGALLVSSLASSIFFLFLYTALPRGRRNWRAISIGSAVAGICLPVVQTLAGLVVSALNANRTVQAFGSIIVVMLVFNVLARIALFVAAWIATADQPAVALRWHDADAPLLERGDAWTVKGHWDQALAERAALESADADGESGPGKAADDGPESGAPRTVSRARHRRG; encoded by the coding sequence GTGAGGACACGAGTCTCTGACCTGTTGGCCAGGCCCGCCGTCGCGCATCTGGCCCGTGCCCAGATCCGCTTCTCCCGCCGGCTCGGCAGCCATTTCGCGGCGTCGATCGCCTACTTCACGGTGCTGGCGATGGTGCCGCTGCTGGCCTTCGCCTTCGCGGTCCTCAGCCTCATCCTCACCCGGCTGCTGCCCGACGTCTTCGCAGGCCTCAAGGATCTGGTGGTCGCGGCGCTGGGGGTCGCCGGGGCAGGGGTCCGGGTGGCCGGGATCATCGACTCCTCCTTGAGATCATCCGGGTCCGGGTGGACGGTGCTCATCACGGTGCTCACCGCCCTGTGGACCGGGGTCTCCTGGGTCGGGCACCTGCGCTCGGGGATCCGCGCCCAGTGGGAGCCGGCCTTCGCCCGGGTCAAGGACGACGATGACGGACTGCTGCTGCGCAAGGGGTTCGACGCGGTGACCTTCCTGGCCCTGCTCGTGGTGCTGCTCGTGGCCTTCGGCACCGCGCAGCTGGGCAATGCCCTCACCAGCGCGCTGGGACGCCGGATCGGCATCAATCTGCTGCCCGGACACGCCGTCATCATCAGGATCGGGGCGCTGCTGGTCTCCAGCCTCGCCAGTTCGATCTTCTTCCTCTTCCTCTACACCGCGCTGCCGCGGGGCCGGCGCAACTGGCGTGCGATCTCCATCGGGTCGGCGGTGGCGGGGATATGCCTGCCCGTGGTGCAGACCCTCGCGGGTCTGGTGGTGAGCGCCCTCAACGCGAACCGCACGGTCCAGGCTTTCGGATCGATCATCGTCGTGATGCTGGTGTTCAACGTGCTGGCCCGGATCGCGCTCTTCGTGGCCGCCTGGATCGCCACCGCCGATCAGCCCGCGGTGGCCCTGCGCTGGCATGACGCCGACGCCCCGCTGCTGGAACGCGGCGACGCCTGGACGGTCAAGGGGCACTGGGACCAGGCCCTTGCCGAGCGGGCCGCCCTGGAGTCCGCAGACGCGGACGGGGAGTCCGGTCCGGGGAAGGCCGCCGATGACGGGCCGGAGTCCGGCGCTCCCCGGACGGTGAGCCGGGCCCGTCATCGCAGAGGATGA
- a CDS encoding MerR family transcriptional regulator, which translates to MVEGASAQVQVPRHAQEALFEGDFSPLPGNIGFRGPVASGAAGITYRQLDYWARTGLVRPSIRGASGSGSQRLYSFRDILMLKVVKRLLDAGVALAQIRTAIDHLRDNGDQELTGVTLMSDGVAVYECTSDDEVIDLLHRGQGMFAIALGAVWRDVQGCLAQLPREHAHAEEQASVGEDELAARRATRRIH; encoded by the coding sequence ATGGTCGAAGGCGCGTCGGCGCAGGTGCAGGTCCCGCGGCATGCCCAGGAGGCGCTGTTCGAGGGGGACTTCTCACCGCTGCCCGGCAATATCGGGTTCCGGGGTCCGGTGGCCTCGGGCGCCGCCGGCATCACCTACCGTCAGCTGGACTACTGGGCCCGCACCGGGCTGGTCCGCCCGTCGATCCGAGGGGCCAGCGGCTCGGGCAGCCAACGCCTCTACTCATTCCGCGACATCCTCATGCTCAAGGTCGTCAAGCGGCTGCTGGACGCCGGTGTGGCGCTCGCCCAGATCCGTACTGCGATCGATCATCTCCGCGACAACGGGGACCAGGAGCTGACCGGGGTCACACTGATGAGCGACGGTGTGGCGGTCTACGAGTGCACCAGCGACGACGAGGTCATCGATCTGCTGCACCGCGGACAGGGCATGTTCGCCATCGCGCTGGGGGCGGTGTGGCGCGATGTCCAGGGCTGCCTGGCCCAGCTTCCCCGCGAGCACGCGCATGCCGAGGAGCAGGCATCCGTCGGCGAGGATGAGCTGGCGGCCCGCCGCGCCACGCGCCGGATCCACTAG
- a CDS encoding bifunctional nuclease family protein — MVELEVVGIRLDQISQSPILLMKEAGGARHLALWIGAAEAASIAQARDGLVPARPLTHDLLASLLVELGHPRPELVITAVVDGVWHGEMRLAGRTITARPSDLVAVAVRLGAAVTCPEELLEESGILLDESPQDEVERFKEFLDHVSPDDFED, encoded by the coding sequence ATGGTCGAACTTGAGGTCGTGGGTATCCGGCTGGACCAGATCTCGCAGTCCCCGATCCTCCTCATGAAGGAGGCCGGAGGCGCCCGCCACCTGGCACTGTGGATCGGTGCCGCCGAGGCCGCGTCGATCGCCCAGGCCCGTGACGGCCTGGTCCCGGCACGTCCGTTGACCCATGACCTGCTGGCGTCGCTGCTGGTCGAGCTGGGGCATCCTCGTCCCGAGCTGGTCATCACCGCGGTCGTCGACGGCGTGTGGCACGGCGAGATGCGACTCGCAGGACGCACCATCACCGCCAGGCCGTCTGATCTGGTGGCGGTCGCGGTCAGATTGGGTGCGGCGGTGACCTGCCCCGAGGAGCTGCTGGAGGAGTCCGGTATCCTTCTGGATGAGTCCCCGCAGGACGAGGTGGAGAGGTTCAAGGAGTTCCTCGACCACGTCAGTCCCGACGACTTCGAGGACTGA
- a CDS encoding MerR family transcriptional regulator, which yields MPGPVRSIGQVMKLLKPDFPDLSISKIRFLESEGLLSPERAPSGYRKYSRSDVDRLRYILTCQRDNFQPLKVIREHLAMIDRGEEPPAVDQPAPPGGVGSDVDEEHVDLNRPRGPIKLKRRELIRASGITEAQLVELERHQLVRTKRGQDWYGQEALMVCVASRRLRAFGMDTRHLRALRQAAEREAGMIEQTVLPHIRHQQEAGEIASQVTQLVLHAHAAMVYDLLEH from the coding sequence ATGCCAGGGCCGGTGCGGAGCATCGGTCAGGTGATGAAGCTCCTCAAGCCGGACTTCCCCGACCTCTCCATCTCGAAGATCCGATTCCTTGAGTCGGAGGGTCTGCTGAGCCCGGAGCGGGCTCCTTCGGGATATCGCAAGTACTCCAGATCCGATGTCGACCGGTTGCGCTACATCCTCACCTGCCAGAGGGACAACTTCCAGCCGCTGAAGGTGATCCGCGAGCACCTGGCGATGATCGACCGTGGCGAGGAGCCTCCCGCGGTCGACCAGCCGGCACCCCCGGGGGGCGTGGGATCCGATGTCGATGAGGAGCATGTCGATCTGAACCGGCCGCGCGGGCCGATCAAGCTGAAACGACGCGAGCTGATCCGCGCCAGTGGCATCACCGAGGCCCAGCTGGTCGAGCTGGAGCGCCACCAGCTGGTGCGCACCAAGAGGGGCCAGGACTGGTACGGCCAGGAGGCGCTTATGGTCTGCGTGGCGTCACGACGGCTGCGCGCCTTCGGCATGGACACCCGCCATCTGCGGGCCCTGAGACAGGCCGCCGAACGGGAGGCCGGGATGATCGAGCAGACCGTTCTGCCGCATATCCGCCACCAGCAGGAGGCCGGAGAGATCGCCTCGCAGGTCACCCAGCTGGTGCTGCACGCCCATGCGGCGATGGTCTACGACCTGCTGGAGCACTGA
- a CDS encoding FHA domain-containing protein has translation MNECQRCGQANAGDANFCSRCGARLGAAADIPGDNTGVIPVMTEEVVADAPALSGDALSAIEELPEGTALLVVQRGPNVGSRFLLDQEVTTAGRSTHSDIFLDDITVSRHHVKFILKDGHVYVEDQGSLNGTYVNRTLVDGSALLRDGDEVQIGKFRMTFHTGGRGLH, from the coding sequence ATGAACGAGTGCCAGAGGTGTGGGCAGGCCAATGCCGGCGACGCCAATTTCTGCTCGCGCTGCGGCGCGAGGCTGGGGGCTGCCGCCGACATCCCCGGTGACAACACCGGCGTGATCCCGGTGATGACCGAGGAGGTCGTCGCCGATGCCCCCGCGCTGTCCGGTGACGCGCTGTCGGCGATCGAGGAGCTGCCGGAGGGCACTGCCCTGCTGGTGGTGCAGCGTGGCCCCAACGTGGGCTCCCGGTTCCTGCTGGACCAGGAGGTCACCACGGCGGGCCGGAGCACCCACTCCGACATCTTCCTCGACGACATCACCGTCTCCAGGCATCATGTGAAGTTCATCCTCAAGGACGGCCACGTCTACGTGGAGGATCAGGGCAGTCTCAACGGCACCTACGTCAACCGCACCCTGGTCGACGGCTCGGCGTTGCTGCGCGACGGGGACGAGGTGCAGATCGGCAAGTTCCGGATGACCTTCCACACCGGCGGGCGCGGACTGCACTGA
- a CDS encoding glycine cleavage system protein H, which produces MADLPEDLQYTEDHLWVRPGNGDRVRIGLTETAVARFGGIQGISLPEVGAELVRGDVLAEIETDEDSVDIEAPIGGELVEVNAVAADSPTEIAADPFGDGWLVAVEIEDPTELDDLLDADSYGALIEQR; this is translated from the coding sequence ATGGCAGATCTGCCCGAGGATCTCCAGTACACAGAGGACCATCTGTGGGTCCGTCCGGGTAACGGTGATCGGGTCCGCATCGGACTCACCGAGACCGCCGTGGCGCGGTTCGGCGGAATCCAGGGGATCAGTCTTCCGGAGGTCGGCGCAGAGCTCGTCCGCGGCGATGTGCTCGCGGAGATCGAGACCGACGAGGACTCGGTGGATATCGAGGCCCCGATCGGCGGCGAGCTCGTCGAGGTGAACGCGGTGGCCGCTGACAGTCCCACGGAGATCGCCGCCGATCCGTTCGGCGACGGCTGGCTGGTGGCCGTGGAGATCGAGGATCCCACAGAGCTGGACGATCTGCTCGACGCCGACTCCTACGGTGCGCTGATCGAGCAGAGGTGA
- a CDS encoding DUF881 domain-containing protein: MPERRKTDPRPSEEPETGGRRRDLLRPSKAQGLVAVILCLCAFAVVAQMRSRDHQDPFATMRRADLVSMLDSLSTSSRQLDSELADLRETQRQLESGADSRRAAQAQAARRLSQLKVLEGTVPVAGPGVTIRIEDPRSKVSSDMILDAVEELRDAGAEALAINGSVRVVASTWFASGADGLTVSGRAVTRPITITAIGDPHSLEEGAKFRGGMVSQMQAAQVGATVTITPSQQVRIDAVATPRPLSHATPVR; encoded by the coding sequence ATGCCTGAGCGCCGGAAGACCGACCCTCGGCCGAGCGAGGAGCCCGAGACCGGCGGCAGGCGCCGCGACCTGCTGCGGCCCTCGAAGGCTCAGGGACTGGTCGCGGTCATCCTGTGCCTGTGCGCTTTCGCGGTCGTCGCCCAGATGCGTTCCCGGGACCACCAGGATCCCTTCGCCACGATGCGGCGCGCCGATCTGGTGTCGATGCTCGACTCCCTGTCGACGTCGTCGCGACAGCTCGACTCAGAACTTGCCGACCTGCGCGAGACCCAGCGGCAGCTCGAGTCGGGGGCCGACTCGCGGCGGGCCGCCCAGGCTCAGGCCGCCCGCCGGCTGTCCCAGCTGAAGGTGCTGGAGGGCACCGTGCCGGTGGCCGGCCCCGGGGTGACGATCCGCATCGAGGATCCCCGGTCCAAGGTCTCCTCCGACATGATTCTCGACGCCGTGGAGGAGCTGCGCGACGCAGGTGCCGAGGCGCTGGCCATCAACGGTTCGGTGCGCGTCGTCGCCAGCACCTGGTTCGCCTCCGGGGCCGACGGCCTGACCGTCTCCGGAAGAGCCGTGACGCGTCCGATCACCATCACCGCGATCGGCGACCCGCACTCCCTGGAGGAGGGGGCCAAGTTCCGCGGCGGCATGGTCTCCCAGATGCAGGCCGCCCAGGTCGGAGCGACCGTCACGATCACCCCGTCCCAGCAGGTGCGCATCGACGCCGTGGCGACCCCGCGACCGCTGTCCCATGCGACACCTGTGAGGTGA
- a CDS encoding small basic family protein, with translation MLAVIGLIVGIVLGVVLNPSIPVWLQPYLPIMIVAALDALFGACRSYLSHTFSDRVFVVSFLSNVAIAALIVWMGDQIGVGSQLSTAVVVVLGIRIFTNAAAIRRAVLHA, from the coding sequence GTGCTAGCAGTCATCGGCCTGATCGTCGGTATCGTGCTCGGGGTGGTGCTCAACCCGAGCATCCCGGTCTGGTTGCAGCCCTATCTGCCGATCATGATCGTCGCCGCCCTCGATGCCCTGTTCGGGGCCTGCCGCTCCTACCTGAGCCACACCTTCTCCGACCGGGTCTTCGTCGTGTCCTTCCTGTCCAATGTCGCGATCGCGGCCCTCATCGTGTGGATGGGAGACCAGATCGGGGTCGGCTCCCAGCTGTCGACGGCCGTGGTCGTGGTGCTCGGCATCCGCATCTTCACCAACGCCGCCGCGATCCGCAGGGCGGTGCTGCATGCCTGA
- a CDS encoding DUF881 domain-containing protein → MTAGAGDQAGPGHTPRARPDASMDLLRQIREEAMEPEYLTATDRRGSHTPAGRGIIGTVLILVLAGIMLGGAWRATSTDRPATTQEREDLINRIESAGAHQSTQQSRVNQVRRQVSAMRSSAAAGQALSARVREAERATGITPVAGQGIEVRLDDSADGSEDGRIVDKDLRMLVNGLWQAGAEAVSVNGHRVTTTTSIRGAGSAITVDYASITRPYRVLALGDSRSLPADLSQNSGGEWMSYLQNNFSVAYSVVPRASVRLPGGDRSTVTAATPR, encoded by the coding sequence GTGACCGCGGGCGCCGGCGATCAGGCGGGACCGGGGCACACCCCCCGGGCCCGCCCCGACGCCAGCATGGACCTGCTGCGGCAGATCCGCGAGGAGGCGATGGAGCCCGAATACCTCACCGCGACCGACCGCCGAGGCTCGCACACCCCGGCCGGTCGCGGAATCATCGGCACCGTCCTGATCCTCGTGCTGGCCGGGATCATGCTCGGCGGTGCCTGGCGGGCCACCTCCACGGACCGGCCCGCCACCACCCAGGAGCGCGAGGACCTCATCAACCGGATCGAGTCGGCCGGGGCACACCAGTCCACACAGCAGAGCCGGGTGAACCAGGTGCGCCGACAGGTGAGCGCCATGCGCTCCTCGGCCGCCGCCGGCCAGGCGCTGTCCGCCCGGGTGCGCGAGGCCGAGCGGGCCACCGGGATCACCCCGGTGGCCGGGCAGGGCATCGAGGTGCGCCTGGACGACTCCGCGGACGGGTCCGAGGACGGGCGGATCGTCGACAAGGACCTCCGCATGCTGGTCAACGGGTTGTGGCAGGCCGGAGCTGAGGCCGTGTCGGTCAACGGGCACCGCGTCACCACCACCACCTCGATCCGCGGCGCGGGATCGGCGATCACCGTCGACTACGCCTCGATCACCAGGCCCTACCGGGTGCTCGCCCTCGGCGACTCGCGCAGTCTTCCGGCCGACCTGTCCCAGAACAGCGGCGGGGAGTGGATGAGCTACCTCCAGAACAACTTCTCGGTGGCCTACTCGGTGGTTCCGCGCGCCAGCGTGCGGCTGCCGGGCGGCGACCGGTCCACCGTCACCGCTGCCACCCCGAGGTGA
- a CDS encoding CDP-alcohol phosphatidyltransferase family protein: MTTSYDTDRFCTVPNGLSILRLLGVPVFLWLVLGPRADGWAVLVLAAAGLSDWLDGKIARRWHQVSRAGQILDPAADRLYILSTIVALMVRDVVPAWLVVVLVARDLVLLAQVPVLRTRGFTSLPVHFVGKAATFCLLYSFPLVLLGQLGAGIWTVARVIGWAFAIWGTVLYWWAGLLYARQTWHIRTTLPRVTRRGQVGR, translated from the coding sequence GTGACGACGAGCTACGACACCGATCGGTTCTGCACCGTGCCGAACGGTCTGTCGATCCTGAGGCTGCTCGGCGTTCCGGTGTTCCTGTGGCTCGTCCTGGGGCCCCGTGCCGACGGCTGGGCGGTGCTCGTGCTGGCAGCCGCGGGCCTGTCGGACTGGCTCGACGGCAAGATCGCCCGCAGGTGGCACCAGGTCTCCCGGGCCGGCCAGATCCTCGATCCGGCCGCCGACCGGCTGTACATCCTGTCGACCATCGTGGCGCTCATGGTCCGTGACGTCGTCCCGGCCTGGCTGGTGGTCGTCCTGGTGGCCCGGGACCTGGTCCTCCTGGCTCAGGTCCCTGTGCTGCGCACCCGGGGATTCACCTCCCTGCCGGTGCACTTCGTCGGCAAGGCCGCCACCTTCTGCCTGCTGTACTCCTTCCCGCTGGTCCTGCTGGGCCAGCTGGGTGCGGGGATATGGACGGTCGCCCGGGTCATCGGCTGGGCCTTCGCGATCTGGGGCACGGTGCTGTACTGGTGGGCCGGTCTGCTGTACGCCCGCCAGACCTGGCACATCCGCACGACCCTGCCCCGGGTCACCCGGCGCGGACAGGTCGGGCGGTGA
- a CDS encoding glycosyltransferase family 4 protein: MTGRRPHIDRNRLAALRDLKSLLRRMTPARPEPSTALGRRGEWLSIGLVCPYSFSQPGGVQNHVLGLASWLRSQGHVVHVLGPGHPGLRTLEGLGLPRECFTSTGMTVPVRANGSVARLGFGLGAATRVRAWLESQYFDVIHLHEPLTPSSSLLALWNADRPLVATFHTSFEDSAFADSAVLRAARRLAPGSVARIDEAVAVSGAAAEAARRYWRVDPMIIGNGVDTGPLASAWAPPGRWRGGDHPRICFLGRFEEPRKGFAVFEDVVERVRLAHPDLEAVVVGPGDPPDDAEAHQQIRFLGPLPDPQRDAVLGASDVYLAPNTGGESFGIVLVEAMAAGAAVVASDLSGFREVVTDSRGVIGWLAPVGDVTALCRGVNQALAGHGHDLRQRGLSRARQFDWNCVGPRLVGRYRAAMRDRSLR, from the coding sequence ATGACGGGGCGTCGCCCGCATATCGACCGGAACCGGCTCGCCGCCCTGCGCGACCTGAAATCGCTGCTGCGCCGCATGACACCCGCCCGGCCTGAGCCCTCCACGGCGCTCGGCCGGCGGGGGGAGTGGTTGAGTATCGGGCTGGTCTGCCCGTACTCCTTCAGTCAGCCGGGAGGGGTGCAGAACCATGTGCTGGGCCTGGCCTCCTGGCTGCGCTCCCAGGGGCACGTCGTGCACGTCCTTGGTCCCGGCCATCCGGGGCTCCGCACCCTGGAGGGCCTCGGGCTGCCCCGGGAGTGCTTCACCAGCACGGGGATGACGGTGCCAGTGCGCGCGAACGGGTCGGTCGCCCGGCTCGGCTTCGGACTGGGTGCGGCCACCCGGGTCCGGGCCTGGCTGGAATCCCAGTACTTCGACGTCATCCACCTCCACGAGCCGCTGACCCCCTCCAGCTCCCTGCTGGCGCTGTGGAACGCCGACCGCCCGCTGGTGGCCACCTTCCACACGTCCTTCGAGGACTCGGCCTTCGCCGACTCGGCGGTGCTGCGCGCCGCCAGGCGGCTCGCCCCCGGCTCGGTGGCGCGCATCGACGAGGCGGTGGCCGTCTCGGGTGCGGCGGCCGAGGCCGCCCGCCGCTACTGGAGAGTCGACCCGATGATCATCGGGAACGGCGTGGACACCGGCCCGCTCGCCTCGGCCTGGGCCCCGCCGGGCCGCTGGCGCGGCGGCGACCATCCGCGGATCTGCTTCCTGGGGCGCTTCGAGGAGCCACGGAAGGGATTCGCCGTGTTCGAGGACGTCGTCGAGCGGGTCCGTCTGGCCCACCCGGATCTGGAGGCGGTGGTCGTGGGCCCCGGCGATCCGCCCGACGACGCCGAGGCACACCAGCAGATCCGCTTCCTGGGGCCGTTGCCCGACCCGCAGCGCGACGCGGTTCTGGGCGCCTCCGACGTGTATCTGGCCCCCAACACCGGGGGCGAGTCCTTCGGCATCGTCCTGGTGGAGGCGATGGCCGCCGGGGCGGCCGTGGTGGCCAGCGACCTGTCAGGATTCCGGGAGGTGGTCACCGACTCCCGCGGGGTGATCGGATGGCTCGCACCGGTCGGCGACGTCACCGCGCTGTGCCGCGGGGTCAACCAGGCTCTGGCAGGTCATGGGCACGACCTGCGGCAGCGGGGCCTGAGCCGCGCCCGCCAGTTCGACTGGAACTGTGTGGGACCCCGGCTGGTGGGCCGCTACCGGGCCGCGATGCGCGACCGATCGCTGCGCTGA
- a CDS encoding phosphatidylinositol mannoside acyltransferase (Acylates the intermediate (KDO)2-lipid IVA to form (KDO)2-(lauroyl)-lipid IVA): MASGHLRHGLETAVTAGLAYCPKAVWRPVSVAGGTLMGARPARPVRQWMLNAEVMSGSRPSPRQVREAVESWARTQVTSMQLPRWTPDRIASSVTCDPVALKRLRAAFEGRGAVVALPHMGSWDLAGAWVARQGMPVTTVAERLPDPEFDLFVRTRNRLGMRVQGHRDPAVMRSLVDDVTSGRLVCLVADRDLSGSGIPIRWRSARGPVPGRIPPGPAHLAVMTGAVLIGAACHYSDPGHMRIDFSPVLEPPTSGTARSRAGVLTGRLAEWFSMRIRDHVEDWHMFQPIFDGVRP, from the coding sequence ATGGCATCCGGACACCTGCGCCACGGTCTGGAGACCGCCGTCACAGCCGGCCTGGCGTACTGCCCGAAGGCTGTGTGGAGACCCGTCTCGGTGGCCGGCGGCACCCTGATGGGCGCTCGGCCCGCCCGGCCGGTGCGTCAGTGGATGCTCAACGCAGAGGTGATGAGCGGCTCCCGACCCTCGCCCCGACAGGTCCGCGAGGCCGTGGAGTCGTGGGCCCGCACCCAGGTGACCTCCATGCAGCTGCCCCGCTGGACCCCCGACCGCATCGCCTCCTCGGTCACCTGCGACCCGGTGGCGCTGAAACGGCTCCGGGCCGCCTTCGAGGGTCGCGGCGCCGTCGTGGCCCTGCCCCACATGGGATCCTGGGATCTGGCCGGGGCCTGGGTCGCCCGTCAGGGGATGCCCGTCACCACGGTGGCCGAACGCCTCCCCGACCCGGAGTTCGACCTCTTCGTGCGCACCCGCAACCGGCTCGGCATGCGGGTTCAGGGCCACCGCGACCCCGCAGTGATGAGAAGCCTTGTCGACGACGTCACGTCAGGTCGGCTGGTCTGCCTGGTCGCCGATCGCGACCTCTCCGGTTCGGGGATCCCGATCCGGTGGCGATCGGCGCGCGGCCCGGTGCCCGGACGGATCCCACCGGGACCCGCCCATCTGGCGGTGATGACCGGGGCCGTGCTGATCGGGGCCGCCTGCCACTACAGCGATCCCGGCCACATGAGGATCGACTTCTCACCGGTCCTGGAACCCCCGACGTCCGGGACCGCCCGCAGCCGGGCCGGCGTCCTCACCGGACGGCTGGCGGAGTGGTTCTCGATGCGGATACGCGACCATGTGGAGGACTGGCACATGTTCCAGCCGATCTTCGACGGGGTAAGACCATGA
- the pgsA gene encoding phosphatidylinositol phosphate synthase, translating to MLEHFRAGWSKAMHPLAAALIRMHVTPDMVTWAGTIGTVAMSLICFPRGWLWQGAWLVALFIFSDSLDGNMARQLGRHSEWGSFLDSTLDRFGDGAIFAGVALYYAGHGHSVLWAGIAMAAMTFGQITSYVRAKAESLGKEAKMGLATRSDRLLIVLVGVELTGLAEAGIFGHLFVWGLPVALCYLAFAGLFTVGQRMAAVSRQVLS from the coding sequence ATGCTTGAGCACTTCAGGGCCGGCTGGTCCAAGGCGATGCACCCGCTGGCCGCCGCCCTCATCCGGATGCACGTCACCCCCGACATGGTCACCTGGGCCGGCACCATCGGCACCGTGGCGATGTCGCTGATCTGCTTCCCGCGGGGCTGGCTGTGGCAGGGGGCCTGGCTCGTAGCGCTGTTCATCTTCTCCGACTCCCTGGACGGCAATATGGCCCGCCAGCTGGGCCGGCACTCCGAATGGGGGTCCTTCCTGGACTCCACCCTCGACCGGTTCGGCGACGGCGCCATCTTCGCCGGCGTCGCCCTCTACTACGCCGGCCACGGCCATTCCGTGCTGTGGGCCGGGATCGCGATGGCGGCCATGACCTTCGGCCAGATCACCTCCTATGTGCGCGCCAAGGCCGAGTCCCTGGGCAAGGAGGCGAAGATGGGCCTGGCCACCCGCTCCGACCGGCTGCTCATCGTGCTGGTCGGCGTCGAGCTCACCGGCCTGGCCGAGGCGGGCATTTTCGGCCACCTGTTCGTCTGGGGGCTGCCGGTGGCGCTGTGCTACCTCGCCTTCGCCGGTCTGTTCACGGTGGGCCAGCGGATGGCGGCGGTGAGCCGGCAGGTGCTGTCCTGA